The DNA sequence AAGTATGCTTAATTGGGGTGAAATTCTATATTCGTTCTGATTTCACTGAGTTTCCCTTCATTATATTGCAGCTAGAAAGAAACATAGTTCAGATCTCCCTAGTAGCTGGATATACATGCAACTCCAAACAGAGCAAGCTGCTGGAACATGCAATAGGAGGGTAGTGACCCTCTTATACTGGGATAAACCATACAGGAATGACATGCATCTCTGGTGCCTGCTATTCACACTTAAACATGATGCACATACTTCTTAGGCATTTAGTAGTACCCATCTAGTCTTTTCCAGAtgtgaggtgtgtgtggggggggggtaatatttCTGATTTTGGAGAAATTGGTTTCTTCAGGTTTCAGAGGTAGCAACAGACTTGAGCTCCAAGCGGGCTTGTATTTGAAGGCTAGAGACAGAAACCAGAATTTACCATTCATGCCTTTCTCTGTCCATTCTCAACAGGCCCCATTCAGAACAAGTTTGGTTTTGAAGTTCTTTTCTGATcttttggattccccccccccccagttcagacTAGAACAAACTAGCATGTGCCTCTGCCTATGCAACAGTATCTGCTTCTTGTGACACAGCAGCTGGTCTAGCTGAAAACTTAGAAGCAACCCCTGAAGTTACTTGTGGTTTTCATTCAGAGCCGTTTTGCTCTCCCTAGATTCCCGTAACACGTGCACCCTGTGAGTGGTCCACCCTCCCTattcctctcctgccctgccctgtttcTGGGGCAGGCTGAGATTCCACAATTACTATACTACTCAGCATGTGGAATTACTATTGGATATTATCGTGGGCAGGGAGCAGCCAGACAGCCTCATTAAAGTGCTCCAACTTGGGCAATTATGGACCACACCTCAGAATAATTGGCACCTATGGGAAACTGCTTTGTAGACAGGCTGCATAAACTAGTAGCTAGAGCAGGTTATACTAGAAATCAGGTCTCCTTCAGTCCCATCCCCCCATgtgaaaaatggaaacaaaatgtAGTGGGTTAGAATGGAGAATAGTTGGAAGTCAGCTTAGAAGCACAATGTTTGTTGTATCATTGACTTCTGAACTTTAGGCCCTATATCTCAAACTGTGGAAGATGTGCATGCATAGCTAAACTTACAAGGGGGCCCAGCACCCCCCTAGATTTTTTTGCAGTTAAAGACCTTCCAATAATCTTCATGGAACATACTGTAAAAACTCCACTAAAAATAGTGATTTAGACTAGCCTGTCCACGTAAATCACCTGAAAtgctatctttaaaaaaagagaaaagcaggatataaatacctaTGTATATATAACAAAATGACAGCAATTATGTCACCTTCTGTTTTTACCACACTACACTGTATGTGATAAGAGATAATTATGTAAACAAAATATTTAGTAGATGTAGTAGCCACCTGAATGAGGTGAGGGTCGTAAATTTGCATTTACTCTCATATTTCTTACTGTCTTGTGCAAAGAATGCAGACTATAACTAGTACACCTTGATTGTTTAGGAACATATGCACTGTGTTTGCAGTGTGCAAAACTGTAGTGATTTAAAACACCTTTTGAGCATTTTGTATAGGTAGCATAATTTTTACTTTTGTCACAAAGCAGAAAATCTGGTTGCTGTTCCATATCCTGCTCTACTTAATTTTACTACTTCTTCTAACCTAGCTTAGTACTCCTAAGGAACTACAAATCAGACTAGACTTGGACCTGGATGAGAACTGACCCTTTTTGTAATTGATTAAATCAGTGTCCCATCAATCAACCATGTTCTAAAATGGAAACCTGGAatttagtgtttttttttccaaaacacatattttgctttctccagagactcaaggcagctcacaatatgaatttaaaaatacaatagaGATACAGTTAAATTATAGCACACAGTCAGAAAGCATCAGCATCCAacaggaaaagagagaaaagcatACGCTGAAATCAAAAGTAGTTGGGCAAAGTCTGTTGAATTAATTATGTCATGAGCTCTGGATAGAAATCTAGTGTTAGAGCAAGATTTCGAGTGTAATCAGGGTCACCTCCCTCTTCTGGTTGTGTCTTTCATAAGGTTAGCAAGACTACAACACTAACTTCATTTTCACCTATGCCATATGTATGGGAAACTGGGATTCTAACCTGCTGTATCTTGTCCTACTACCCCataggtaaataaaataaaaagtgtgaCCTATTATTGGAGGCTGGTGGGACAAGAAAGCCCTTGCTTTCCATTTTGATAGTTTGCATTTTGAAATGCACTGTATAAGATGCTTGCtttgctagaacagtggttttcacacattttgcactgggacccactttttagaatgagactgtcaagaaccaccggaagtgacgtcatgaccagaagtgacatcattaaacaggaaaaattttaacaatcctaggctgcaatcctacccacactcacccaggagtaagtcctatttactaacattgttaaaagaatatacatagtagcttgttaaacatacaggtctgtaatatttcccccaaatgcagtcatacaccatggtagcatcaagactaatatattgaaatgaataggaacccaccggaaatgggctcacaacccatctagtgggtcctgatccacagtttgagaaacactgcagaatATAATGCCATCTAGCAGCAACACAGTTGGTTGAATAACATGGGAGAAATCTATGTGTACTTTGGAACGGTATTAGGAGTTGAAAGCCACTCTGTCTTTTCTCCTGCCCAGATGTGATTCCCTGTtcaattttgtctgattttcacTGATTGCATCCCTAGAGGTAGACATGGCAGAAAGTGATCTGATCACCTTCCAGCTTAGGTAATAATGTCCCTGCTGCCTCAGAACTACTGAGCCCAGCTCTCATTGTGAAACTCCACCTTCCCCTTCCCACACTGGTGCATGTGCCAAGTGTTTACAGGTGCTGGGTTAGGGAGGTGCTTTGGGAATGTGTTGACTCTTCTTTGTCCCTCACCCTATCAGGGCGATACTTGCACAGTTCAGCATGGGTATATTGCCAGTCACGTTGGAACAACAGACTGGCTGGCAGGAGTCTTGGCCCGTGATAACAGCCAAGGAGAGGTGAGGTGAACAGGATCATTAGAGCTAGAGCAGTTTTGAAAGTCAAAGGGAGCTTCCAGTCAAACCCTCACATGCAcgcatgcgcgcgcgcacacacacacacacacagagaatgtTTTAAGCTGTACTTAGTTCTTCCACTCCCCAGCCTCCTTTAAGACATATCCCAAGTGTCTCTCCTTTCAATCTTTGTCCTGTTCAACAAGCTTTCAGAGATTTGGCCATAGAAGGTCAGCAGTCAAAACACCAGGCATCTTTTCCTTCTTCTGTCAATGACCCAAAACCAGTCTCACCTCAGAAAAGGTATAAAACAAACCAACCAAAGCACTGTTCTCACATTTGCATTCccaaatacaatacaaatacaatagcTGGAGCAGTTTACATTCAAGACAAGGCATATAATCCCCATGCTCTTcttcacccaccctccctccacaaaCCTCATGTGCAAATGAAACTTGCTTCAAGTGTATAAATATCCAGCATACTGCTTGCATTTATGTCTACAAGTCTATAAGATATATGTCTATAGATGCATTTATGCATCTATGTCTATGTCTACTAAATCTTTGATCTAGAGAACTCAATCTATCAGAGAATTCAATGCTGCCTTTTTGGACAGGATAAATTTGCATTCATGCATGAAGTGGTGCTTATGCATGTGTCCTTGTACATGCATGTGCATGTAGTGTAGGAGTAATTAGCTAATGGCCATTGGGTCATACCTGTTCACCCCAGATTGTGTAATCTCCTCATTTGCAAAGGACAGATAAAAGGGCATGGTGGGAGCTGCAGCCATGACAACAGGACTTACTGGCAGGTAACCTGGGGAGATGGAGGTTGGCCCTCCAACACTTGATCTTGAGTAGTGGTGGAGGGAAAAGAATGCACATGCTCACTACAGTAGTGTGTCTGAAGGGTAATATACATAAATAAGTATGTTTGGGGATGATTCTTCTCTTTCAGTGAAAGTGTGAATCTGAGGAATACCTTTTATGCAGGGATGACACTTACACTAAGTACAGGGAGTGCAGCAGCAATGGGGAGTCTGAATGTATGAACAGAATGAAGAAGGCAGGGCAGCATTAGAGCTCAGGCTGAGTGCTACTCCAAGGGCCCATCCCTACCAGATGAGCAGGGTAACCTCAGAGTCCAAACAGTGGAGGTGCAAGTCAGCTGAGAGACTGGCAGTGCCACAGTGCCTGGCACCTGCATTCCCAAATGGGAGTGTCCCCCATAGGCCCCTGCCTCATTCCAAGGCCTCTacggcagggtttctcaaactttgagggagctttactccctcagtaagttcttgtgggagaggggctagggcagcaattcgatccccaggatcgcatcaggaagggggggcaaggggggtgcttgtgccttactttgcaagatgctgggctgcagcaggctgcaggaggtgcaggcagcccttcacagtgctccccaaagcttggaacCTGAaaaagaagcgggcgcaaagcacttcctgcaaaacggaagtgctttgcgcccacttcttTTGCAAGTTCCAAGtgtcggggagcgctgtgcagggctgcctgcacctcctgcagcccagcatcatgcaaagtaaggcacaagcacccccctcagcaacatgcgttgctgcctccctccccttcccctgccccttaaagggatggggaagagttacacaaactggtgggtcccgacccaccagtttgacaaccactgctctaaggaatgCTCCCACTGATCAACACCAAACCCCGCTCACTTACTGTTAGGAAGGGTAGGACGACTCATTTGGTGACCTACTGCTACCAAAAAGCTTAGGGGATATGGGTAGGGGCCCTGTGCAGGGTTTTGCCCTAGGTCCCTccgcaacctggtgccagcagccCTGAGTGTATGTTTGCATTACTCCCTATGGGCCAGTACTGCCCATTCTGTCAGgagaagagaggaggggaaagcaACAGTTATAGGGTGGAGCAGCCTTCCTTCCTGCACAAAAGCAGTAGCTGTTTCCTCCAGGCCTCAGAGAGTcacttctccttttcttcctgtGCAGCCAGAATCACCCACCCTTGACGCTTGCCCTCTGTATGCTAGGAAGTACAAGGGAGGGGCAACAAGTGGGGAGCTGGCAGCAAATCAGTGGGTGTCCCATGCTGATAACACTTTTCTTTGTTCCTGaaactacagagagagagagagagagagagagagagagagagagagagagagagagttatccCAAATGTACGCTGTTTGTTTCTGGCATAtttcactaataataataactcggtatttatataccacctttctggtcattggattactcctctgactttaggcaggcgtttctaagtccctcaaggggatttttacaatcataaatggttctctctttcaaccacacaacatttcagatggatcttcagggtctgatctcacttctggcctccagtgtcTCCCACgaaggctgacaagcagctccttcatctctcacatggagggcagccaagacgcagTGTctcgctgttcagggagctgccggtgttctcaGATTGGCAaccttcgggctaacagaggctctaccagacctcctgcccagactacACAACAATCATCCACTAAGTGGATTCCACTCTCCTGGTTCTCAGTTTAGTTCCAATGGATAATCATTCCCACTCTGCTGTGGTGCAGGTGGGAATACTGGCTTATTCAGCAAAACCTGCAGGGCAAAGGTCTGCCCACTTGCACCACCACTCAGTGGTGCAGTCATCAAAGGGCTCTCTTGCCTTGGGAGAAAAGATACTCATCCTGATGATTAGTGTTGGCCCAGGAGTCTCTGTTCCCATGCCAGTAGTCCTTTCCCCCTtggaacaaaagggggggggcaatgacTCTCTAGtagttctctctccccccctcacaTGGAGGGGAATCACCAGGGATTTCTTGAGGCCAGGGCTCATTCAACCTTCAGCTTGCCAAACTTTCTACAGTCAGGATTCCAGCTCACAAATATGTGAAACAGCAATAAGCAGCAAGagagcctctgagcatgtgcagagtgccctcCCTTTACCACCTAGCCAGACACGTAGCCTGAATTATTCACGTAGGTGAATTATTCCCACGGCGGGAATAATTCACCCCCAGAAGGTGGGACGGCCGCCTtaaaacccacttctgcccagcccgcaggtgtacacatttgatgcctgttgcgtatatgcaacgttgggcagaacgTAAGCCAGGCCAGGCCGAACCAGGGGCCGCAGGGCTTGCAAAGAGGCCGCGCTGGGGGGGCAGCTGCAGGCCTGCGAAACCCCGGGGTCTGCCGAGCCCAGGCGGCCCGCGTCCAGGGAAAGCCGGGGAAATGTAGgtcagggcgggggaggggcagagccTTCAGGGTGGCTCGCGCTGCAATGGGCGTGCTGGTGCCTGCCTGCGCCCGCCCGCACCCCTCCAGCCGCATTCCACAGAGTCTACGCGGCCTCCGCTCCGCCCCCGTCTCCAGCCCTGCAAGTGCGGAAGCGGGGAATTTCCTGGCACCACCTGCGGAACAGGAAGGCGGAAATGAAAGCAGCGCCGAGCCAAAATAGACtgcggcgggggaggggaggccggGAAGGAGCCGCGCTCCCTTAAAGGCACAGGCTTCGCCCACGTCCGGCCAGGCACCGCGGTGCACGCGCAGCCTCTCCCTTGACCCCCTTGGAAGGACTGCTCAAGGGCACCCGGGGCGAAAGCTCCCAGCCGTGAAGAGGGAAATCGCTTCCCTCCTCAGCCAGTCACAGCCTGCTCCTTTCCACTCAGCTGCCAGCAGGCGCAGCCGCTTCTGAGCGAGAGCTGCGGCTGCTGCCGAAGGGTGGGGGCACGGAATCCCTTGCTGTCCTTCAACAGCTGAGACCCAGAGTGgtaccagtctctgttcctcacaacagcagcagcaagaaagtGGAAGTGAAGCTTTCCCACCCCTTTTattcccccgcccccaccagaGAAAGCACCACCTGCTTAATTTCCGCCTGTTGGAGTGCTGCTAAAAGTCCAGCAGCAGAGACACATCAAGCAGGTGGCAACCTAAAGCTATCCTTATATGATATGATATACAGAACCCATGAACAGGAATCCGGCCCTGACTTGCTTTGCCTGGGGCTCTGTGAATGCGTCAATGCTAACCAAAGAAATTCCCCAGGATCCCACCCAACAGCTACATCCCAGTCAGTGTTCCTCCCTACCTCATGCATTGTCCCTCAGTCCTCCTGAACTATAGGCCCCCCCATTCATATTTAATTTCAGTCACTCCCCCAGACCAACCCAGCCTCCTCACAAGGAGTTATGCAGCAGAAGGTGGTCCAGAGGATTTGTCTCAAGCCAGAAAACAGCAAGGGGAAGGGATAGGCATGAATCAACAGCTGCATTCCAATTCTTGGAATTCAGCCAAAGAACACTGCCTTGAAGTGAGTGATGCAAAATGTGAGTGGGGCAAAAAGTCTTTCACATGATATATTTGATCATTCTTGTTTGGGTAAAGCATGTTGCTAACACAAAAGCCTTAATTTAGAGCAACTGTAAACCCCACAAAAGCACAAATTTGAATAGTTGCCTTGTACATTAGATATACATTGAGTAGAAACAATCTTTTTGCCAAGTTGGTACTACATACAAAAAGATTAATAGAATAGATTAGGGGCAACTAATCCATACTGTTTTGAGAACAGACATCATTCTTTTCTTACCCTCAAGATTCTTGGTCCCCTGAAGGAGCACTTTCCTAGAATCCAGGTTTCCCATACAAGATCAATGCTGAGAAAGGTCACTGTCTCCTATATGCCTTTAGCAAAGAACAAGTTGGAAGTTGTCTCTACAGCACTACATGCCTCTACAGCACTTTTGCTTTAACTGCAGGCCACAGCCGGAACCTGTTAACTACTCTGGAGATATGTACAGCTTCAAAGAAGTTTCCCAAGCTCTCATTTCCATTGTGCACTTATTGACTATAATAGGTGATACAGAAGGCAGATGTGTCCTTTAGGTAGTTGTGAAGGCTGTCACTGAACAAGATGTTTTTCATTTTCAATGGGATAACCAACCTCAGCAATGTTGAAAATCTGCTAAGTAAGAGATCATTGTATATATTTTGTTTGGCTGAGAACTATCACTGAAAACAGTAAGACACTTCTGACTAAGCACACAGGAGTGCACTGTAAGACAATTTGGCAATTATATAAGCCAAAGCAACTTTGATAACCGTCACTTTaatgacattaaaaaaatttGCAACAATTCACTTGTACAAATGGTTTTTCACTGCCTGAAAAAAATGCCTTCTCTCTTCAGCAGGAATTGCACCTCTGCCTTTGTAAGAGGTGCTCTAGAGAGAGAAGCATTTCTTTCACCAAGGAGGAGACATGGGCTGGGGATTTTGCAGATAGGACATCACCACAGCAGAGATAGACAACctggagaaaggagagaaagaagaaaagagaattGGACCAGAGTTGCCACAGTACACTAGTAATAATAGCCCAAGTATCAGCAGAATGAAATCCAAATATGACCAAAGAATACCAACTGGGATGCTAATAAAAGCAGTCAGaactttatttaaagaatttatattttGCCTGTCccctgctgaagcaaatgcccaaggcaggtTATAAAGTTCCATTAAAAAATGTACAGTGTATACAAACAATGATTAATaaaaccattgggggggggaatatttggTCCAGAGAGAGGCAGCAGAACCAAAACACACAGCAGAACCAAAACAAGAGGACAGACCTCAACCTGTTACCCAAATGCCAGTTGAAACAGAAACATATGACATTATTATATCACATTTCCACACCATAAGTACTGTGCCTTATCATCATATatttaaaagcttttttttttacattccaaTTGTTTGGGGCTCTTCCCTTTAGCATGTGGGCATCCTCCAGAGGGCCAACACACTGTTGAAAGGCCAGTGAGAACAAGAGGTGACAGAAGCAACAAGTGGTGGTGGGAGATAGCCTTTCCTTTCAACTGCAGTGTTAGCAGCAGGTGTTCCTATTAGATGAAAAGTTGCCAATAAAAACAAGTGAAAGACCAAGCTGTCCATGTTAGTACAGTATAATGTATACTGAAGGAAGTGGAGAAACAACATTCTCTGCAATCAGAACATGATTGCACAACATGGAAGAGACAGCAGGTTTTCAATCTGCAACTGCACTGTATGCGTCCTGCCTTGTAGAAGCTTGAAAAAGGGTATTTGGGGCTGGCTGCCAACTGGACATTGCATTCTACATGGCTGAGATGTTTTGAACATCTTTAGGTTTTTTATGAAAGTGTTATAAGAGACTCAGTAACCTACCACCCAATAAAAGTGAAagaactaaaaaaagaaaagaaaaccatgaCTCACATGAAACTGCTCATCATCTGTTTAGTGTCTTCTGAGCTCCTGGAGTTAGCAAAGCTGATGAATGAACAGTAGACAGCAATCCAAGCACACCATTTTAACTGGAAACACAATGAAGTAATGTGGTATGAAGTCTCAATGTGCTCACAAGAATTTAGCAATACAGGTTAGGTACAGGtcaaaaataattataaacacTCAACTTTGCTCCTTTAGTGAATTCAGAAACTGTCCCCAGATTTAGAGGGCCTATCTGGCTAAACAAATACAATGGTTTGACAAAGAATCAACATTAATGGAAGCATCTCTTTAAAGTTGCACCATCCATGTGTTTTATTTTACAATAAAATTCCATTAATCTGGGATTGttcataaatatttataaaaaattTTTGAGCATGCAAGCCACTTTACATGTACTATCTTGATGTTATCTTTACAAGAACTCTATAAGGTAAGTATGTATTTTTTCTCTattttgcagctggggagctgaggctgagaaggagtgacCTGCCTAAGACCACCTAAAAGATTAACAGTAAAGGAGAAATTCAAACTAGAGAAGTCTTGGTTTTGcagctcagggcgcaatcctaacctatttcccagcaccaacataagggtaatgcaactttgaggcaagggaacaaacattgccttaccttgaggcggcctctgtgactgccccccaactgtaggatgcagcacatgccccactggcacagctatgccagtgctggaaagttggttaggattgtgccctcagtctcttaaCTGCTACACTATATTACCTCACAATATTCAACAAGTTCATGACAACAGACTATCCGCAGAAAGTTAGCAGAATTAAGCTGTTGAGTAGCAATTAAGTAGTTACATCAACATGAGCAGCTGGTATACATCAGTATTTTGTTTGCTCAATCAATATGAAGTCAGAGGTCCAGGACTCTAGCTCTCACCTTAAGCATCAAACCACACATACTGAAAATCATTCCCAACAAATTCATGTAGTCTGGTGTGGGGTCTTCCAAGGTAGGGTTATTCTCTGTGGATGGAGGTTTGTACCTACAAATGAAACAGTCCATTATagtgaaaagagaaaacattacAGTATGCCTGAAAATAAAATAGCTCTATTTACAGCAATATCAAATCAAGGACAAGACACAGTACTTTCCTGTCCTAGTCAACCAATTTCATGCAGACTTGGACCAACATTCACAGTGCTGTTGCCCTAGCGCCTACGCAAGAAGAAGTGGAGCCAGAATCTCCAATACCAATCTCTTACAAATCCATAAAAACATCTCCCCTAAGTTACAAAAATGATTGTTGTTAAGTTGGCCATTTCAGACTTTTGAAAAGGCTTGCTTTTGACCCAGCATCTGCAGTTCTCTCTAGAGACTGCAAAGTTAGTCAAATTCCCCAGCAAGGTGAAGTATGTGTGTTAGTCCTAAAGATGTATCCTGGATTAAATTATTGTAAATAACCATGTTTTGAAACATGTTTTGAAACATACCTCAGAGTATGAGCCACATGTACATAAAACTAACGCAAGCCAGCTGACTCAAAGGGAAAGGTTGCAGTTATTCATAGACCAAAACAAACTCCTCACTTTTCTAGCTGACTCCAGCCCTAGCAAAATTAAATTTTCTAAGTAAATGAAGCACATGAAACAACATAAAGTCCTTCTGTATTCCTTTTTCAATACAACTTTGAAATCATACTATACCAGTTTCAATTAGATGATGCAGATAGTGAAAGGGATTTATGAAAGAATCTATGTCTACTTGAAAGCATGCATGCCTGTTCTTCACTGTATACCACTGACCTATCGAAAATTTGCAGCATAAacctggaagggaaaaaaaaagtgtcCCTATCCCAGGTGCAAGGCAAAGGGTGAGGTTATATAATTAAGTAATTAACTGTAGTGTAGTTTACTCCTTTATCCCATAGCATACAAAACCCTATTTGTGACAGTCCCACTCCAGTGCAGTCTGACAAGATTCCAATCTATGAGTAGCATTTTAACTTACACTCACACAACTGTACAAGTGGAAGCCATCTTTCTTACTGACCGTTATCCTGTGGGCTGCAGGGGTAATGCTGCAAAATGAGGAAGTAATAATTGGAAGTTCAAAGGGCATCTGTTCCCTTCACAGTTTCCAGTTATCCCTCTTCCCCTCCAGCTCCCCTCTTATGCTGCTAAGGGTTACCTGACTCTCAGCTTAGGCTTTTGGGTACTTCAGAAAGGAGAGATGCAGTTGGGAGGGTGATTCCTGCTTACACTGTTGCATGAGTGTAAGTCATCATACTACCCCACATGTGCAATTTTAATGCTCCATTTTGCATCTCTCCATTAAGAACATGATGTTAGCACATTATACCTGTCTTGAGTTACAACTGTATTCATTTATTCCCTGTTTGTTATTCCCCAGATGGCAAGCCATCCTTGCTGGTGTTCAATGTTTTCCATTATGTTGACTACACATATATTACACTGCACATTGactacatacaggttgagtcacattattcgcgagggttctgttccaagaactcactgtATGCAGTCAATGTGCAGTGTAATATATGTGTAGccaatggatggcaaaaaacacactatagcaaataaatttaaaaaacaaagtttctatGCTC is a window from the Tiliqua scincoides isolate rTilSci1 chromosome 2, rTilSci1.hap2, whole genome shotgun sequence genome containing:
- the WDR83OS gene encoding PAT complex subunit Asterix isoform X2, translating into MGLPPRYKPPSTENNPTLEDPTPDYMNLLGMIFSMCGLMLKLKWCAWIAVYCSFISFANSRSSEDTKQMMSSFMLSISAVVMSYLQNPQPMSPPW
- the WDR83OS gene encoding PAT complex subunit Asterix isoform X1; the encoded protein is MSSNSMADPRRPNRVLRYKPPSTENNPTLEDPTPDYMNLLGMIFSMCGLMLKLKWCAWIAVYCSFISFANSRSSEDTKQMMSSFMLSISAVVMSYLQNPQPMSPPW